Within the Flavobacterium sp. CG_23.5 genome, the region ATCCTCAAATAAATCCATTAAGATTTGATTGTGGTATTTTTTTACTTCTTGAACCGAAGAATTTAATTCAGCTGATTTATCGAAATAATTTTTAATAACCAGCTCCAATGCATTTGTAGTCTTTCCCATGGCAGAAACCACCAACAATACATCTTCATAACCCACTTTTTGTAAAACGTCATAAACGTTTTTAATTCCTTCCGCGTCTTTCACAGAAGCACCACCAAATTTGAATACTCTCATATTTTTTAAACAAAAAAATTTGTAATTTTATTTCAATCTATTGTCTACAAAATAGTTGATTCCTTCCTCATCCATTTGTGCCAAATACCAATTTTTCAGGACTTTTGCACCTGATTTTTCATAAAATTCGATCGCAGGTGTATTCCAGTCCAGAACATGCCAGTCAATTCTTCGAACATTGTCTCTCTTACCTTGTTTGATAATTTCTGAATACAAAGCGTAGCCTAATCCAGTGCCTCTCATCTTGTCTTTTACCACTAGATCTTCAAGGTGGATTATTTTTCCTTTCCAGGTGGAATAACGATAATAATACAATGCAATACCTACGATTTCGTCCTCAACTTCGGCTACAAAAACTTGAAATAAAGGAGTTGTGCCAAAACCATCGCGAACTAAATCATCTACGGTTACAAGAACAGCATCTGGTTCTTTTTCAAATTCGGCTAATTCTTGTATTAGACCTAGAACAGCGCGCATGTCTTCTGGTTTTCCTTTTCTGATATTCATAAATCCTTATTTTTAATGTTTTAAATTGATCGAAATAAAGCTTTATACCTTAAAATTCGGCGATTTTTAAAGCAAATATACAATACTGCTAAACTAAGTAAATTTTATTCAAATCATTTTCACAAAAAAACCGATATTTGTGACTTCAAAATAACTACAACGATTTCGTAATGGAAGAACGCAACAGAACACTAGGTGAATTTATCATCGAAAACCAAAATGCTTTTCAATATTCGTCAGGCGAATTATCCCGAATTATCAACTCCATCCGACTGGCTGCAAAAGTGGTCAACTACAAAGTGAATAAAGCCGGATTAGTGGATATAATAGGCGCTGCCGGAGAACAAAATATTCAAGGAGAAGATCAACAGAAACTGGATGTATATGCCAATGAAGTTTTTATTCAAACTTTGATAAATAGAGAAATTGTTTGCGGTATCGCTTCAGAAGAAAATGATGATTTCATCACTGTAGAAGGAAGCGACAAAAGCCATAATAATAAGTATGTGGTTTTAATGGATCCGCTTGACGGGTCATCAAATATTGATGTGAATGTATCGGTTGGAACCATATTTTCTGTTTATAGAAGAGTAACTCCGATAGGTACTCCAGTTACAATCGAAGATTTTTTACAACCGGGAATCAATCAAGTGGCCGCTGGATACGTGATTTATGGAACTTCTACAATGCTGGTTTATACTACTGGGCATGGCGTAAACGGATTTACTTTAAACCCAGCAATTGGAACGTTTTATTTATCTCATCCCAACATGCAGTTTTCTAAAGATGGACATATTTATTCCATAAATGAAGGAAACTATGTTCATTTCCCACAAGGTGTGAAAGATTACATTAAATATTGTCAGCTGGAAGAAGAGGATAGACCGTATACTTCTCGTTATATAGGAAGTTTAGTTTCCGATATTCATAGAAATATGATAAAAGGAGGGATTTATATTTATCCTACCAGTTCTAAAGCTCCAAAAGGGAAATTGCGTTTATTATATGAATGCAATCCAATGGCGTTTATTGTAGAACAGGCTGGAGGAAAAGCTTCGGACGGTTTTGGGAGTATTATGGAAATTATACCTACGGAATTACATGAGCGTGTTCCTTTTTTCTGCGGAAGCTCCAATATGGTAGAAAAAGCAGAAGATTTTATGCAAAAAGCAAAATTGAGCAAGTACTAAAAACAAAATCTATAAAAAAAAGCTTCCGCCATGGCGGAAGCTTTTTTATTTATGAATGCTTCAACATTTCAGTGACGAAAGCATCTAAATCTACTTTTTCATCTACCAATATCATTGCTTTTTCAATGATGTAATCCACGTTTTCCGGAGTAAAACCTAATGCTAATCCGATTTTTCTTAACAACAAATCTTGTTTGTCTCCTAAATGGTGATCAACATGAACCATTCTGGCTAAATCGAACAAACGCTCTAGTCTTTGCTCATGCAAATACGGAGGATTGATAGGATATTTTAATGGGTTTTCTAAAATTTCTGCATATTCTGCTGGAGAAATTTCTAGTTTTAAAGCTAGTTTGTTTAAAAACTCTTTTTCCTCTGGAGCAAATTTTCCATCTGCAAGTGCCACACGAACAATAGCTGAAAAATGACCTTTATTTCTTTGTTTGAATTCGCTATCAAATAAATCTGAAAATGACATAATTATAATTTTTTATCTTACAAAGATAAATCTATTTTTAAATTTATTGATTTTAATTTTCTTATAAATTTTGTTTTCTCAATTTGAGCTTTTTTAAGCAATGATTTATTTTTTGAAATCAATCATTTTCAAAATTAATCGTAAGTTTACAAACCCAATCTCAACCTATATTATTTACTATGTCAGAATTTTGGATTTATTTTCAAATAGGATTAAAACATGTTTTGGATATTCATGCTTATGATCATGTTTTGTTTTTAATAGCTTTAACAGTTCCGTTCTTATTTAAG harbors:
- a CDS encoding TerB family tellurite resistance protein codes for the protein MSFSDLFDSEFKQRNKGHFSAIVRVALADGKFAPEEKEFLNKLALKLEISPAEYAEILENPLKYPINPPYLHEQRLERLFDLARMVHVDHHLGDKQDLLLRKIGLALGFTPENVDYIIEKAMILVDEKVDLDAFVTEMLKHS
- the fbp gene encoding class 1 fructose-bisphosphatase, with the translated sequence MEERNRTLGEFIIENQNAFQYSSGELSRIINSIRLAAKVVNYKVNKAGLVDIIGAAGEQNIQGEDQQKLDVYANEVFIQTLINREIVCGIASEENDDFITVEGSDKSHNNKYVVLMDPLDGSSNIDVNVSVGTIFSVYRRVTPIGTPVTIEDFLQPGINQVAAGYVIYGTSTMLVYTTGHGVNGFTLNPAIGTFYLSHPNMQFSKDGHIYSINEGNYVHFPQGVKDYIKYCQLEEEDRPYTSRYIGSLVSDIHRNMIKGGIYIYPTSSKAPKGKLRLLYECNPMAFIVEQAGGKASDGFGSIMEIIPTELHERVPFFCGSSNMVEKAEDFMQKAKLSKY
- a CDS encoding GNAT family N-acetyltransferase; this translates as MNIRKGKPEDMRAVLGLIQELAEFEKEPDAVLVTVDDLVRDGFGTTPLFQVFVAEVEDEIVGIALYYYRYSTWKGKIIHLEDLVVKDKMRGTGLGYALYSEIIKQGKRDNVRRIDWHVLDWNTPAIEFYEKSGAKVLKNWYLAQMDEEGINYFVDNRLK